One window of Hippoglossus stenolepis isolate QCI-W04-F060 chromosome 1, HSTE1.2, whole genome shotgun sequence genomic DNA carries:
- the ankrd11 gene encoding ankyrin repeat domain-containing protein 11 isoform X2 → MPKGGGSKTPQLDHFPLNTDMVEKQGGKKDKVLSNKTPKLDRSDGVKEMKEKAPKRKLPFTAGANGDQKDSDSEKPGPERKRIKKEPTNTRKAGLPFGMGMPGIRAGYPLSERQQVALLMQMTAEESVNSPDTTPKHQSQSSLGQKGTPNSASKTKDKVNKRNERGETRLHRAAIRGEVRRIKELISEGADVNVKDFAGWTALHEACNRGYYDVAKQLLAAGAEVNTKGLDDDTPLHDASNNGHFKVVKLLLRYGGDPRQSNRRGETPLKVANSPTMLNLLLGKGTYTSSEESSSESSEEEDAPSFAPSSSVDGNNTDSEFEKGLKLKGKTMDPPKSATTQVKDEYEFDEDDEEERVPPVDDKHLLKKDFRKEPVPKPNSLVAVPKTEVKTYSKSNSLTPKKTVRRIISDSNSSDEDDRTLCFTPAPTPRQQAQQTNTKARDSGCMSSKQQKDKNKVKKKRKKETKNNVSKEVRFGKVNDKFCTSDSDCGDMESEDDKGSNSIKDSSAVSLKESPGFNASSSSSSSHGTSNSQKQAPSLAEQHPKQWRTDGWKTVSSPTWSDVSSLSDSVRTRLSSESDYSSADSSVESIKQVKRKAQESKKKNNNVHSNTVDKKNSELYKNSNAESAVSKTDVDGKVLKKHKVKHKHKNKEKDKAPSLVLNQDMNEKFVKSYSFDYDDSRQKSLIVESESPAESKVKLSKHEKDHSKKEDRLLKSKSEDKDWSSGKDLHRTTKEEKNKKTKDSTKDKTSKEEREKPVKSDKERAFKEKEKPKEDKQKAHKEEKKKKSKEKSSSKADRKSEQKEEKHLKVDKEKNTKEEKEKCKKDKAQKEESEYEGYDVNNRFLNLEDTKLSASDDHHDRWGSEMSSDSSLYEDDSWDAPIKEYKANNAVKLIVETVKEETRRKENKVKDKKSDHSEKRSEKEATSRKKDKDSSEKTNEKKKDWSEKQKLNLSHSVEKEKKRKESTEVVKDKKDKDSLDNSRDRKDSYESIKDRKDMKIKQESTRDDYGNDTFFKDVDAAKSCDVRERNYSGKEKEKKGDGTDKREKTKADKHKDKTKDRGTDQEKEKSEKSSTEKPAKEKDTDRGTKDKKEGVKDKHKESHGKDKDRKMSSEQTKEKKEKASQDKHTDREKDLVELKKEERKPEKIREKTWYKIADIFTDESDDEEDSYNGGVLVSDSIRKDSTPDQDEPDHFPLEKIRKSSVEAKHNTEKAKDKDHKEKKKEKATFDTGKERKGSLEKHNKDKKDCVDAKHKERKDRMSVDSNQEKKNKQKLLDKRDTSEEKTKSKYKDKLEHSKERKPSKGSGENEKSLLEKLEEEAMNDYKDDSNDKNSEISSDSFTDRGHEPVLTGYYESISLTDVSEDRRDSLSISTPQDKFREKERHRHSSSSSSKKSHDKDKEKVKKEKGDKRDKTEEIRESYSRRESLPFEKEPMPLEADPYTFPYGGKGDGDDDFEKTLEFEKEMSKKDKDKASGVISDRMKDKKKKEKHKEKIKEEKSKYIDGFGSVKHSKEDVKSGLKDSPQVTVLKDRSKEDSPKFDMKKDRNRDILDKDNRVDHSKSKAKDENEKITQSKDTVRKDNRPREKLLVDGDYQMTSFGQMLSLKDQEIEERHKRHKERMKQMEKLRPKSGDPKLKDKTKSTEEVRKNRSELSSKKSNSLESGLKEKKLKDVGLPAQMMSPGRKFQPSDSQNSKDWLGGPQMKEHLPASPRPDQNRPTGVPTPTSVISCPSFEEVMQTPRTPSCSAEDYPDIMLDGLDCQNSTAMTMSMNACSPSFFERYSNSQSFQEGTCPTPAKNLQLSLVSRSASSDVRRPLEDEFKAEAVKFLRQETDPEADFDPPSAQTPEDKSADRLECLSSPYFSPLGMLSPRQEPALPTPDVAAPALTGSEGSEHLPESVYSFLPKPSTPVHRPDPQEPCFDIAAPPTPAPAALPPLDIDDISEPHHSEPNLVLSDLPSVTEEQEQEQEQEEQEEEEEEEEDDDEEEEEEEDEEEEEEEEDDEEEGVMDDRADGDHCAVEVPEQTREPGSFSPQVEDPLRKSWPAESPDRQDPEVHELSPTHSAPNQGENCFEHSMGWNPDMDLKSPHRTYGEIEAAVSKITSPYSHSDSDMLHLTGHPSVTPPYAWNRWHKEDPEDFDEQKEAVADIPSPERRDSVIDVEPNYLNTSSSSNRLESFFQECNKPSMEDNHQIVEESTCVEPDSRQSTHTFSATSEVIMSPTVGPEPVVPWADPFSADTDELDDLGPFSLPDLPLPDKSEEAEPRDPEPADLTKTVPIHIRHSITERDDPDIIEVDLPSLAKTTCPAGDLSLEEPTGQDLVVPSPHANFPQDLDLEPQSVPVNNSLSLIQQQERNGPYTEPDESETNMLYSAVSPDASQQHHLQIHSLTESLQLPLDSVSAVKSEVIQEEMSEPVAESVTCSPLPQPPVAVCLSSPLELPDTQETTSKLTPVTLTTVSTIIDIPKKVDEIPQRMTRNRAKNNPSAAAVPSTSSIITSSATATPVTTSPTASINVIPIRTPTPTSGSSISVLKKDKESVIHVTSTASISTPVVSVPTSVTTPASVVLSKTTKGRPLQVDEEESQTQHPRKRKFPRSTGQQVQVQLVNTTMQQTREMIQQTLAVVVNAIQLDDIEPYHSDRSNPYFEYLQIRKKIEEKRKILCYITPQAPQCYAEYVTYTGSYLLDGKPLSKLHIPVIAPPPSLSEPLKELFRQQEAVRGKLRLQHSIEREKLIVSCEQEVLRVHCRAARTIANQAVPFSACTMLLDSEVYNMPTESQGDENKSVRDRFNARQFISWIQDVDDKYDRMKTCLLMRQQHEAAALNAVQRMEWQLKVQELDPAGHKSLCVNEVPSFYVPMVDVNDDFVLLPA, encoded by the exons ACACAACACCAAAGCATCAGTCGCAGTCCAGTCTGGGTCAGAAGGGAACGCCAAACTCTGCATCTAAAACCAAAGACAAAGTGAATAAACggaatgagagaggagagactcGGCTGCACAGAGCAGCGATCCGTGGAGAGGTACGCCGCATCAAGGAGCTCATCAGCGAGGGAGCTGATGTGAATGTAAAAGACTTTGCAG GCTGGACTGCATTGCATGAAGCGTGCAATAGGGGGTACTATGATGTGGCCAAGCAGCTGCTGGCAGCCGGAGCAGAGGTCAACACCAAGGGCCTGGATGATGACACCCCTTTACACGATGCATCCAACAATGGACATTTCAAG GTGGTTAAGCTTCTTTTACGGTATGGAGGGGACCCACGTCAAAGCAACAGGCGAGGTGAAACACCACTGAAGGTTGCCAACTCTCCAACTATGCTGAATCTATTGCTGGGGAAAGGCACGTACACTTCAAGTGAAGAGAGTTCATCGG AAtcatcagaggaggaagatgccCCCTCATTCGCCCCGTCCAGCTCTGTCGATGGCAATAACACAGACTCAGAGTTTGAGAAGGGCCTGAAGTTGAAAGGGAAAACTATGGACCCTCCTAAATCTGCGACCACACAAGTCAAAGATGAATACGAATtcgatgaggatgatgaggaggaacgTGTCCCTCCAGTGGATGATAAACACCTCTTGAAAAAAGACTTTCGTAAGGAACCTGTCCCCAAGCCCAACAGCTTGGTCGCCGTACCCAAGACGGAGGTCAAAACTTATTCCAAAAGCAACTCGCTCACACCAAAGAAAACTGTCAGGCGGATCATCTCTGACAGTAACAGTTCAGATGAGGACGACAGGACGTTGTGTTTTACGCCAGCGCCTACGCCGCGGCAACAAGCCCAGCAAACAAATACCAAGGCTAGAGACTCTGGCTGCATGAgctcaaaacaacagaaagacaagaataaagtcaaaaagaAGCGGAAGAAGGAGACTAAAAATAATGTCAGTAAAGAAGTCAGGTTTGGTAAAGTCAATGACAAATTCTGTACATCAGATTCTGACTGTGGAGACATGGAGAGTGAGGACGACAAGGGCTCAAATAGTATAAAGGACTCCTCTGCAGTGAGCCTGAAAGAATCCCCTGGCTTTAacgcatcctcctcctcctcctcttcccatgGTACCTCGAACTCACAGAAACAAGCACCGTCATTAGCAGAACAGCATCcaaagcagtggaggacagatggatggaaGACTGTGTCCTCTCCCACATGGTCAGACGTcagttctctctctgattcAGTCAGAACAAGACTATCCAGTGAGTCTGACTACTCCTCCGCTGATTCCAGTGTAGAGTCAATAAAACAAGTCAAGAGGAAAGCACAGGAgagcaaaaagaagaataacAATGTGCACAGTAACACAGTGGACAAGAAAAATTCTGAGCTCTACAAAAACTCCAATGCAGAAAGTGCGGTCTCCAAAACCGACGTAGACGGCAAAGTGCTGAAAAAGCATAAAGTGAAGCACAAGCATAAAAATAAGGAAAAGGACAAGGCTCCCAGTCTAGTGCTTAATCAAGACATGAATGAGAAATTTGTCAAGAGCTATTCTTTTGATTATGATGATTCTAGGCAGAAGTCCCTAATTGTTGAGTCAGAGTCACCAGCTGAGAGCAAAGTCAAGTtatccaaacatgaaaaagaccATTCGAAAAAGGAGGACAGGCTTTTGAAAAGTAAGTCTGAGGACAAGGATTGGTCGTCTGGGAAAGACCTGCACAGAACgacaaaggaagagaaaaacaaaaaaactaaggACTCCACCAAGGACAAGACAAgtaaggaggagagggagaagccGGTAAAATCTGACAAGGAGAGAGCTttcaaagagaaggagaagcccAAGGAGGATAAACAAAAAGCTCataaagaggagaagaagaaaaagtccAAGGAGAAGTCCTCCTCAAAGGCAGACCGGAAAAGtgagcagaaagaggaaaaacatctaAAGGTGGACAAGGAGAAAAACAccaaggaggaaaaagagaaatgtaaaaaagacaaagcacAGAAGGAAGAGTCTGAGTATGAAGGCTATGATGTCAACAACCGTTTCCTCAACCTTGAGGACACAAAGCTCAGTGCCTCAGATGACCACCATGACAGATGGGGCTCCGAGATGTCCTCTGACTCCTCCCTCTACGAAGATGACAGTTGGGATGCTCCTATTAAAGAGTACAAAGCCAACAATGCTGTAAAACTCATTGTTGAGACTGTTAAGgaagagacgaggaggaaagaaaacaaagtcaaGGACAAGAAATCAGATCACAGTGAGAAAAGGTCAGAGAAAGAAGCCACATctagaaagaaagacaaagactcCTCCGAAAAGACaaacgaaaagaaaaaagactggtctgaaaaacaaaaattaaactTGAGTCACtcagttgaaaaagaaaagaagcggAAGGAGTCCACAGAAGTGGTCAAAGACAAAAAGGACAAGGATTCTTTGGACAACAGTCGAGACCGTAAAGATTCATATGAGTCCATAAAGGATAGAAAGGACATGAAAATCAAACAGGAATCTACAAGAGATGATTATGGCAATGATACTTTCTTTAAAGACGTTGATGCTGCAAAATCATGTGATGTCCGAGAAAGAAACTACTCtggaaaggagaaagaaaagaagggggACGGAACAGACAAGAGAGAAAAGACGAAAGCGGACaagcacaaagacaaaacaaaggaCAGAGGCACTGatcaggagaaggagaaaagtgAGAAAAGCTCGACAGAAAAACCTGCCAAGGAAAAGGACACAGACCGGGGCACCAAAGACAAGAAGGAGGgagtaaaagacaaacacaaagagtcTCACGGCAAAGACAAAGATCGAAAGATGTCTTCAGAACAGAccaaggagaagaaagaaaaggcctctcaagacaaacacactgatagGGAGAAAGATTTAGTGGAGctaaagaaagaggaaagaaaaccagAGAAAATCCGAGAGAAAACGTGGTACAAGATTGCCGACATATTCACTGATGAGAGTGACGATGAGGAGGACAGCTACAATGGTGGTGTGCTTGTGTCTGACTCCATCAGGAAAGACTCAACACCTGATCAGGACGAGCCAGATCATTTCCCTTTAGAAAAAATTAGAAAATCTTCTGTGGAAgctaaacacaacactgaaaagGCAAAAGACAAAGAccacaaagaaaagaagaaagaaaaggctaCATTTGACACAGGTAAAGAGAGGAAAGGCTCcctggagaaacacaacaaggACAAGAAGGACTGTGTGGATGCAAAacacaaggagagaaaagacCGAATGTCAGTGGACTCAAaccaagagaagaaaaataagcaGAAGCTCCTGGACAAAAGGGACACGAgtgaggaaaagacaaagagcaaATATAAAGACAAGCTGGAACACTCAAAGGAAAGGAAACCATCAAAAGGCAGTGGTGAGAATGAAAAGTCCCTTTTGGAAAAATTGGAGGAGGAAGCGATGAATGACTATAAGGATGATTCCAATGATAAGAATAGTGAAATCTCCTCAGATAGTTTCACTGACAGAGGTCACGAGCCAGTCCTCACCGGTTACTATGAATCCATCAGTCTGACTGACGTGTCTGAGGACAGGCGAGACTCCCTGTCCATATCTACACCCCAGGACAAgttcagagagaaagaaagacatagacattcctcttcatcctcgtcCAAGAAAAGCCACGACAAGGATAAAGAAAAggtcaagaaagaaaaaggtgaCAAACGTGACAAGACAGAGGAGATAAGAGAGTCCTACAGCCGCAGAGAGAGCCTACCTTTTGAGAAAGAGCCCATGCCTCTAGAAGCTGACCCTTATACTTTCCCATATGGAGGTAAGGGAGACGGAGACGATGACTTTGAGAAAACTTTGGAGTTCGAAAAAGAGATGtccaaaaaagacaaagacaaagctTCGGGTGTCATCAGTGACAGAAtgaaggacaaaaagaaaaaggagaaacatAAGGAAAAAATTAAGGAGGAGAAAAGTAAGTACATCGATGGCTTTGGGTCAGTCAAACACTCCAAAGAGGATGTAAAGTCAGGCTTGAAAGACAGCCCACAGGTCACCGTTCTGAAAGACAGGTCAAAAGAAGACAGTCCTAAATTCgatatgaaaaaagacagaaatcgGGATATACTggacaaagacaacagggtggACCACAGCAAATCTAAGGCtaaggatgaaaatgaaaagatcaCTCAGTCCAAAGACACAGTGCGGAAAGATAATCGTCCGCGTGAAAAACTGTTGGTGGACGGTGATTATCAAATGACGAGTTTTGGTCAGATGTTGAGTCTAAAAGACCAGGAGATTGAAGAGCGCcacaagagacacaaagagaggaTGAAGCAGATGGAAAAGCTGAGACCCAAGTCAGGGGACCCTAAACTGAAGGACAAAACCAAGTCCACAGAGGAAGTACGAAAGAACCGCAGTGAACTTTCGTCAAAGAAATCCAACAGCCTGGAATCTGGTCTTAAAGAAAAGAAGCTGAAGGATGTGGGTCTTCCAGCGCAAATGATGTCTCCGGGCAGGAAGTTCCAGCCTTCGGACAGTCAAAACTCAAAGGATTGGCTGGGCGGACCCCAAATGAAGGAGCACCTCCCTGCTTCTCCCAGGCCGGATCAAAACAGGCCGACTGGTGTCCCCACACCGACATCTGTCATCTCCTGTCCCAGTTTTGAGGAAGTGATGCAGACTCCACGTACCCCATCATGCAGTGCAGAGGATTACCCTGACATCATGTTGGATGGGTTGGATTGTCAGAACTCAACAGCTATGACCATGTCAATGAATGCCTGCTCTCCATCGTTCTTTGAAAG GTATTCTAACTCCCAGAGTTTCCAGGAAGGCACCTGCCCTACCCCTGCGAAGAACCTTCAGCTTTCACTCGTCAGCCGCTCTGCATCCTCAGACGTCCGCAGGCCTCTGGAGGATGAGTTTAAGGCTGAGGCTGTCAAGTTCCTTCGACAGGAGACTGATCCAGAAGCCGACTTTGATCCACCCTCTGCCCAAACTCCAGAGGACAAATCAGCAGATAGGCTAGAGTGTCTGTCTTCTCCTTATTTCTCCCCATTGGGAATGTTGTCCCCTCGGCAGGAGCCAGCACTTCCTACACCAGATGTGGCAGCACCAGCTCTGACTGGTTCTGAGGGTAGTGAACACCTTCCTGAAAGTGTATACAGCTTCTTGCCGAAACCCTCTACACCAGTTCACAGGCCAGACCCCCAGGAGCCCTGCTTCGACATCGCTGCACCACCAACAccagctcctgctgctttgCCACCCCTGGACATTGATGACATCTCTGAGCCTCACCACAGTGAACCTAACCTCGTCCTCTCCGATCTTCCTTCTGTCACAGAAgaacaggaacaggaacaggagcaggaggagcaggaggaggaggaggaggaggaggaggatgatgatgaagaagaagaagaagaagaagacgaagaggaagaggaagaagaggaggacgatgaGGAAGAAGGCGTTATGGACGACAGAGCTGATGGAGACCACTGTGCAGTGGAGGTGCCTGAGCAAACAAGGGAGCCAGGTTCCTTCTCTCCTCAGGTTGAGGACCCTCTGAGGAAGAGCTGGCCTGCAGAGTCTCCAGACCGACAGGATCCAGAAGTCCACGAGCTCTCCCCCACACACTCTGCCCCCAACCAGGGAGAGAACTGTTTTGAACACAGTATGGGCTGGAACCCCGATATGGACCTCAAATCTCCCCACAGGACATACGGGGAAATAGAGGCTGCTGTCTCCAAAATAACCAGTCCTTACTCTCATTCAGACAGTGATATGCTTCACTTGACTGGACACCCCTCTGTCACTCCCCCCTATGCCTGGAACAGGTGGCACAAAGAGGACCCAGAGGACTTTGATGAGCAGAAAGAGGCTGTGGCTGACATCCCCTCCCCAGAGAGACGTGACTCAGTAATCGATGTGGAACCTAACTATCTAAACACCTCATCCTCTTCCAACAGGCTGGAGTCTTTCTTCCAAGAATGCAACAAACCAAGCATGGAGGATAATCACCAGATAGTTGAAGAGTCAACATGTGTAGAACCAGACAGCAGACAGAGTACTCACACTTTCAGTGCTACAAGTGAAGTCATCATGAGTCCAACAGTGGGCCCTGAGCCTGTGGTGCCCTGGGCAGACCCATTCTCAGCTGACACAGATGAGCTAGATGACCTGGGACCATTCTCCTTGCCTGACCTACCACTACCAGACAAGTCAGAAGAAGCTGAACCTCGAGACCCTGAACCAGCTGACCTCACCAAAACTGTGCCCATCCACATCAGACACAGTatcacagagagagatgacCCAGACATAATAGAGGTGGACCTTCCAAGCCTGGCTAAGACCACATGCCCTGCTGGAGACCTAAGTTTGGAGGAACCTACCGGTCAAGATTTGGTCGTACCGTCACCACATGCCAACTTCCCACAGGACTTGGACCTTGAGCCTCAAAGTGTGCCGGTCAACAACTCTCTATCTCTCATTCAACAACAGGAGAGAAATGGACCTTATACAGAACCTGATGAGTCGGAGACTAATATGTTGTATTCAGCTGTGAGTCCAGATGCCAGTCAGCAACATCACCTACAGATCCACTCCCTCACTGAGTCGCTGCAGTTACCCCTGGATTCAGTGTCTGCTGTCAAGTCAGAGGTGATACAGGAGGAGATGTCTGAGCCTGTAGCAGAATCTGTGACATGCAGTCCTCTTCCTCAGCCTCCAGTGGCAGTCTGCCTCTCCAGCCCACTGGAACTACCAGACACTCAGGAGACCACGTCCAAGCTAACACCTGTAACTCTGACCACTGTGTCCACCATTATAGACATCCCCAAGAAAGTGGATGAAATCCCACAAAGGATGACCCGCAATCGCGCCAAGAACAATCCCTCTGCCGCTGCTGTCCCTTCTACCTCCAGCATAATAACCTCGTCTGCTACTGCCACCCCTGTAACAACCAGTCCAACAGCGAGCATTAACGTGATCCCCATTCGAACCCCAACACCCACCTCAGGCTCCTCCATCTCAGTTCTGAAGAAAGACAAGGAATCTGTGATTCATGTCACCTCTACTGCATCTATTTCAACCCCTGTAGTTTCTGTACCTACTTCTGTGACAACTCCTGCATCAGTGGTTCTCAGTAAGACAACAAAAGGACGCCCTCTCCAGGTGGATGAAGAGGAGTCTCAGACCCAGCATCCGCGGAAGAGGAAATTTCCACGTTCTACTGGGCAGCAGGTCCAGGTCCAGCTGGTAAACACGACCATGCAGCAGACCAGGGAAATGATTCAGCAGACTCTGGCTGTTGTAGTAAATGCCATCCAGCTGGACGATATCGAGCCCTACCACAGCGATCGTTCCAACCCTTACTTTGAGTACCTGCAGATCAGGAAGAAGAttgaggaaaagaggaagattCTGTGTTACATCACCCCACAGGCCCCACAGTGTTATGCTGAATATGTGACCTACACCGGCTCCTACCTGCTGGATGGCAAGCCGCTCAGCAAGCTTCACATCCCTGTG ATTGCACCACCTCCATCACTGTCAGAACCTCTGAAGGAGCTCTTCAGACAACAAGAGGCAGTAAGAGGGAAGCTCAGGTTGCAGCACAGCATAGAACGG GAGAAGCTGATTGTGTCATGTGAGCAGGAGGTTTTAAGAGTCCATTGCAGAGCAGCCAGGACAATAGCCAATCAGGCTGTGCCATTCAGCGCCTGCACCATGCTGTTGGACTCTGAAGTGTACAACATGCCAACAGAGAGCCAG